Proteins found in one Lagopus muta isolate bLagMut1 chromosome 18, bLagMut1 primary, whole genome shotgun sequence genomic segment:
- the SDK2 gene encoding protein sidekick-2 isoform X1: MARLGSWGLLYAVLLVLLGPPGAVAQDDVSPYFKMEPVRSQVHLEGNRLVLTCMAEGSWPLEFKWLHNSRELTKFSLEYRYMITSLDRTHAGFYRCIVRNRMGALLQRQTEVQVAYMGSFEDSETEQSVSHGEAAVIRAPRIASFPQPQVTWFRDGRKISPSSRIAITLDNTLVILSTVAPDAGRYYVQAVNDKNGDNKTSQPITLAVANVGGPADPIAPTIIVPPRNTSVVAGTSEVTMECVANARPLIKLHIIWKKDGVPISSGISDYSRRLTILNPTLGDSGYYECEAVLRSSSVPAVAEGAYLSVLEPPQFVKEPERHITAEMEKVVAIPCQAKGVPPPDMAWYKDASLIHPEQLSRFQLLADGSLQISGLLPDDTGMFQCFARNAAGEVQTTTYLAVTSIAPNITRGPQDSTVIDGMSVILNCETSGAPRPAITWQKGERILASGSVQLPRFTLLESGSLLISPAHLTDAGTYTCLATNSRGVDEASADLVVWARTRITDPPQDQSVIKGTKASMSCGVTHDPSVDVRYVWEKDGAPLGTESGPRLRLDEAGTLHISQTWSGDIGTYTCKVLSAGGNDSRSAHLRVRQLPHAPESPVAILSPLEKRAINLTWAKPFDGNSPLLRYLVEISENNAPWTVLLASVDPELTWVVVRGLVPARSYQFRLCAVNDVGRSQFSKDTERVSLPEEPPSAPPQNVIASGRTNQSIMIQWQPPPESHQNGVLKGYIIRYCLAGLPVGYQFKNITNADVNNLLLEDLIIWTNYEIEVAAYNSAGLGVYSMKVTEWTLQGVPTVPPGNVQTEATNSTTIRFTWNPPSPQFINGINQGYKLIAWEPEHEEEATVVTVRPNFQDSVHVGYVVGLKKFTEYLTSVLCFTTPGDGPRSPPQLVRTHEDVPGPVGHLSFSEILDTSLKVSWQEPLEKNGILTGYRISWEEYNRTNTRVTHYLPNVTLEYRVTGLTALTTYTIEVAAMTSKGQGQVSSSTISSGVPPELPGAPTNLGISNIGPRSVTLQFRPGYDGKTSISRWQVEAQVGQNGEAEEWGLVHQLANEPDARSMEVPNLNPYTYYSFRMRQVNIVGTSPPSLPSRRIQTLQAPPDVAPANVTLRTASETSLWLRWMPLLEQEYNGNPDSVGYRIRYLRSDGRGRAVVHTIHDRVEREYTIEDLEEWTEYRVQVQAFNAIGSGPWSHLVLGRTRESVPSSGPSNVSAQATSSSSMLVRWSDIPEADCNGLILGYKVMYKEKDSEARAQFWLAEGNASRSAQLTGLGKFTLYEIRVLAFTRIGDGVPSRPPVLERTLDDVPGPPVGMLFPEVRTTSVRLIWQPPAAPNGIILAYQLTHRLNTTTANAAVSEVLGPSTRQYTATGLQPEATYLFRIAAQTRKGWGEAAEALVVTTEKRDRPQPPSKPLVRQEDVRARSVLLSWEPGSDGLSPVRFYTVQTRELPSGEWALHPASVSHNATAVIVDRLKPFTSYKFRVKATNDIGDSEYSEESESLTTLQAAPEEAPTILSVTPHTTTSVLIRWQPPSEDKINGILLGFRLRYRELLYDTLRGFTLHSIGNPSTTWAELTPVYAVHNLSEVSLTQYELDNLSKHRRYEIRMSVYNAVGEGPPSPPQEVFVGEAVPTGAPQNVAVKAATATQLDVTWEPPPAESQNGDIQGYKIHFWEAQRQNESTRVKTLFLPETGVKLKNLTGYTSYWVSIAAFNAAGDGPRSTPVTARTQQAAPSAPGSIRFSELTTTSVNVSWEPPPLPNGILEGYRLIYEPCMPVDGEGTAGASEGTRGGPGSASIPAGVSKIVTVDVKGNSPLWMKVKDLAEGITYRFRIRAKTFTYGPDVEANITTGPGEGAPGPPGEPFISRYGSAITIHWTSGDPGQGPITRYVIEARPSDEGLWDILIKDIPKEVTSYTFSMDILKQGVSYDFRVIAVNDYGYGTPSTPSPSVSAQKANPFYEEWWFLVVIALVGLIFILLLVFVLIIRGQSKKYAKKSDSGNGSKANALTHGEMVSLDESSFPALELNNRRLSVKNSFCRKNGIYTRSPPRPSPGSLHYSDEDVTKYNDLIPAESSSLTEKPSEVSDSQGSDSEYEVDPGHQKAHSFVNHYISDPTYYNSWRRQQKGISRAQAYSYTESDSGEPDHTPLSNSTSTQQGSLFRPKASRTPTPQTPGNPPSQPGTLYRPPSSLAPGSRAPIAGFSSFV, from the exons GTACATGATCACCTCGTTGGACCGCACGCATGCTGGGTTCTACCGCTGCATCGTCCGCAACCGGATGGGAGCCCTGCTGCAGCGCCAAACCGAGGTGCAGGTGGCCT ACATGGGGAGTTTTGAGGACAGTGAGACAGAGCAGAGTGTGTCCCATGGGGAGGCAGCTGTCATCCGGGCACCTCGCATCGCCAgcttcccccagccccaggTCACCTGGTTCCGTGATGGGCGCAAGATCTCCCCCAGCAGCCGAAT AGCCATCACGCTGGATAACACCCTGGTCATCCTCTCCACGGTGGCCCCGGATGCAGGACGTTACTACGTGCAGGCAGTGAACGACAAGAACGGGGACAACAAGACCAGCCAGCCCATCACGCTCGCCGTGGCCA ACGTGGGTGGCCCTGCCGATCCCATTGCACCCACCATCATTGTCCCACCCAGGAACACCAGCGTGGTGGCCGGGACCTCAGAGGTGACCATGGAGTGCGTGGCCAACGCCAG gcCACTGATCAAGCTGCACATCATCTGGAAGAAGGACGGCGTGCCCATCTCCAGTGGCATCAGTGACTACAGCCGCCGGCTCACCATCCTCAACCCCACGCTGGGTGACAGTGGCTACTATGAGTGCGAGGCTGTGCTGCgcagcagcagtgtgcctgcTGTGGCTGAGGGTGCCTACCTGTCCGTGCTGG AGCCCCCACAGTTTGTCAAGGAGCCGGAGAGGCACATCACAGCTGAGATGGAGAAGGTGGTGGCCATCCCGTGCCAAGCCAAAG GTGTGCCACCTCCCGACATGGCCTGGTACAAGGACGCATCCCTCATCCATCCGGAGCAGCTGTCCCgcttccagctgctggcagatgGCAGCCTGCAGATCAGTGGGCTGCTCCCTGATGACACTGGCATGTTCCAGTGCTTCGCCCGCAACGCGGCCGGAGAGGTGCAGACCACCACGTACCTGGCTGTGACCA GCATCGCCCCCAACATCACGAGGGGTCCCCAGGACAGCACGGTGATCGATGGCATGTCTGTAATCCTCAACTGTGAGACCTCGGGGGCTCCACGCCCAGCCATCACCTGGCAGAAAG GGGAGCGGATCCTGGCCAGCGGCTCAGTGCAGCTCCCACGCTTCACCCTGCTGGAGTCGGGCAGCCTGCTCATCAGCCCCGCGCACCTGACTGATGCTGGCACCTACACCTGCCTGGCCACCAACTCCCGTGGCGTGGATGAAGCCTCCGCTGACCTGGTGGTCTGGG CACGGACACGCATCACCGACCCACCGCAGGACCAGAGTGTCATCAAGGGCACCAAGGCCTCCATGAGCTGCGGTGTCACCCACGACCCCAGTGTGGATGTCAG GTACGTCTGGGAGAAGGATGGTGCACCACTGGGCACAGAGAGCGGCCCCCGGCTGCGGCTGGACGAGGCGGGCACACTGCACATCTCCCAGACCTGGTCGGGGGACATTGGCACCTACACCTGCAAGGTGCTCTCGGCTGGTGGCAATGACTCACGCAGTGCCCACCTCCGTGTTCG GCAGCTCCCCCATGCCCCCGAGAGCCCCGTGGCCATCTTGAGCCCCCTGGAGAAGCGGGCCATCAACCTGACCTGGGCCAAGCCCTTCGATGGCAACAGCCCCCTGCTGCGTTACCTCGTGGAGATCTCTGAGAACA ATGCACCCTGGACAGTGCTGCTGGCCAGCGTCGACCCCGAGCTGACATGGGTGGTGGTGCGGGGATTGGTGCCAGCCCGTTCCTACCAGTTCCGCCTATGTGCTGTCAACGATGTGGGCAGGAGCCAGTTCAGCAAGGACACAGAGAG AGTGTCTCTGCCCGAGGAGCCGCCCTCTGCACCGCCCCAGAACGTGATCGCCAGCGGCCGCACCAACCAGTCCATCATGATCCAATGGCAGCCACCCCCTGAGAGCCACCAGAACGGTGTCCTCAAGGGCTACATCATCCG CTACTGCCTGGCCGGGCTGCCCGTGGGCTACCAGTTCAAGAACATCACCAATGCTGACGTCAACAATCTGCTCCTGGAGGACCTCATCATCTGGACCAACTACGAGATCGAGGTGGCGGCGTACAACAGCGCTGGCCTGGGGGTGTACAGCATGAAGGTGACGGAGTGGACGCTGCAGGGAG TGCCCACTGTGCCCCCGGGCAACGTGCAGACTGAGGCCACCAATTCCACCACCATCCGCTTCACCTGGAACCCCCCCAGCCCTCAGTTCATCAACGGCATCAATCAGGGCTACAAG CTTATTGCCTGGGAGCCGGAACACGAGGAAGAGGCGACGGTGGTGACGGTGCGGCCCAACTTCCAGGACAGCGTCCACGTGGGTTACGTGGTGGGGCTGAAGAAGTTCACGGAGTATTTGACgtcagtgctgtgcttcactACGCCGGGGGACGGCCCGCGCAGCCCGCCCCAGCTGGTGCGCACCCACGAGGACG TGCCTGGCCCTGTGGGACACCTGAGCTTCAGTGAGATCTTGGACACATCCCTGAAGGTCAGCTGGCAGGAGCCCCTGGAGAAGAACGGTATTCTGACAG GCTACCGGATCTCCTGGGAGGAGTACAACCGCACCAACACACGGGTGACCCACTACCTGCCCAACGTCACGCTGGAGTACCGCGTCACcggcctcaccgccctcaccACCTACACCATCGAGGTGGCTGCCATGACCTCCAAGGGCCAGGGCCAGGTTTCTTCCTCCACCATCTCCTCGGGAGTGCCACCAG agctgcccgGTGCCCCCACCAATTTGGGCATCTCCAACATCGGTCCCCGCTCCGTCACTCTCCAGTTTCGCCCGGGTTATGATGGCAAAACCTCCATCTCTCGCTGGCAGGTGGAGGCACAG GTTGGCCAGAATGGTGAAGCTGAAGAGTGGGGGCTCGTCCACCAGCTGGCTAATGAGCCTGATGCCCGCTCCATGGAAGTGCCCAATCTGAATCCCTACACCTACTACAG TTTCCGCATGCGGCAGGTGAACATCGTGGGCACCAGCCCCCCCAGCCTACCCTCCAGGAGGATCCAGACCCTGCAGGCTCCCCCGGATGTGGCACCTGCTAATGTCACCCTGCGGACAGCCAGTGAGACCAGCCTGTGGCTGCGCTGGATG CCTCTCCTGGAGCAGGAATACAATGGGAACCCCGACTCGGTGGGCTACCGGATCCGCTACCTGCGCTCGGATGGGCGAGGGCGGGCAGTGGTGCACACCATCCATGACCGTGTGGAGCGAGAGTACACCATCGAGGACCTGGAGGAGTGGACCGAGTACCGGGTGCAGGTCCAAGCCTTCAATGCCATTGGCTCAGGGCCCTGGAGCCATTTGGTGCTGGGACGAACGCGGGAGTCAG TGCCCTCCTCCGGCCCCAGCAATGTGTCAGCACAGGCCACGTCCTCCAGCAGCATGCTGGTGCGATGGAGCGACATCCCCGAGGCAGACTGCAACGGCCTCATCCTGGGCTACAAG GTGATGTACAAGGAGAAGGATTCAGAAGCACGTGCCCAGTTCTGGCTAGCAGAGGGCAATGCCTCCCGCAGCGCCCAGCTGACAGGGCTGGGCAAATTCACGCTGTACGAGATCCGTGTGTTGGCCTTCACCAGGATTGGGGACGGCGTGCCCAGCCGGCCCCCTGTCCTTGAGAGGACTCTGGATGATG TACCTGGGCCTCCTGTGGGGATGCTGTTTCCTGAAGTGAGGACGACCTCTGTGCGGCTCATCTGGCAGCCGCCTGCAGCCCCCAACGGCATCATCCTGG cgTACCAGCTCACCCACCGCCTTAACACCACCACGGCCAACGCGGCTGTCAGCGAGGTGCTGGGCCCCAGCACACGGCAGTACACGGCCACCGGCCTGCAGCCCGAGGCCACCTACCTCTTCCGCATCGCGGCACAGACCCGCAAGGGCTGGGGAGAGGCAGCTGAAGCCCTGGTGGTGACCACGGAAAAGAGAG ATCGCCCGCAGCCCCCCAGCAAGCCGCTGGTGCGGCAGGAGGACGTGCGTGCCCGCAGTGTTCTTCTGTCCTGGGAGCCGGGCAGTGATGGGCTCTCCCCCGTCCGCTTCTACACGGTGCAGACCCGTGAGCTGCCCAGCGGTGAGTGGGCACTGCACCCTGCATCCGTCAGCCACAATGCCACGGCCGTCATCGTGGACAG GCTGAAGCCCTTCACCTCCTACAAGTTCCGTGTGAAAGCGACGAATGACATCGGGGACAGCGAGTACAGCGAGGAGTCAGAGTCGCTCACCACCCTGCAGGCAG cccccgaGGAAGCCCCCACCATCCTCTCTGTCACCCCACACACTACCACATCCGTGCTCATCCGCTGGCAG CCCCCATCTGAAGACAAGATCAATGGGATCCTGCTGGGCTTCCGCCTCCGCTACCGTGAGCTGCTGTACGACACCCTGCGTGGCTTCACCCTGCACAGCATTGGCAACCCCAGCACCACGTGGGCTGAGCTCACCC CTGTCTATGCCGTGCACAACCTCAGCGAGGTGTCCCTCACCCAGTACGAACTGGACA ACCTGAGCAAGCACCGGCGCTACGAGATTCGCATGAGTGTGTACAACGCAGTGGGTGAGGGACCCCCCAGTCCCCCCCAGGAGGTCTTTGTAGGTGAAGCAG TGCCCACCGGAGCACCGCAGAACGTGGCCGTGAAGGCAGCCACTGCCACCCAGCTGGATGTCACCTGGGAGCCACCACCCGCCGAGAGCCAGAACGGGGACATCCAGGGCTACAAG ATCCACTTCTGGGAGGCACAGCGGCAGAATGAGAGTACACGAGTGAAGACACTGTTCCTGCCCGAGACTGGGGTGAAGCTGAAGAACCTGACAGGATACACCTCCTACTGGGTCAGCATCGCTGCCTTCAATGCTGCTGGAGACGGACCCCGCAGCACCCCAGTTACGGCCCGGACACAGCAGGCAG CCCCCAGCGCCCCCGGTTCCATCCGATTCAGTGAGCTGACCACCACATCAGTGAACGTGTCCTGGGAGCCACCACCGCTGcccaatggcatcctggagGGTTACAGGCTGATCTATGAGCCCTGCATGCCCGTGGACGGTGAGGGCACAGCGGGGGCATCCGAGGGGACTCGGGGGGGTCCCGGCTCAGcgtccatccctgcaggtgtcaGTAAGATTGTGACGGTGGATGTGAAGGGAAACAGCCCGCTGTGGATGAAGGTGAAGGACCTGGCTGAGGGCATCACCTACCGGTTCCGGATCAGGGCTAAAACCTTCACCTACGGACCGGACGTTGAAGCCAACATCACCACAGGGCCAGGGGAAG GTGCCCCTGGCCCTCCTGGAGAGCCCTTCATCTCCCGCTATGGCTCAGCCATCACCATCCATTGGACGAGTGGAGACCCCGGCCAAGGACCCATCACAAGATACGTCATTGAGGCTCGGCCTTCAG acGAGGGGCTCTGGGACATCCTCATCAAAGACATTCCCAAAGAAGTGACCTCCTACACCTTCAGCATGGACATCCTCAAGCAGGGGGTCAGCTACGACTTCCGTGTCATCGCTGTCAATGATTATGGCTATGGGACCCCCAGCACACCATCCCCCTCTGTCTCAG cccagaaagccaaccccTTCTATGAGGAGTGGTGGTTCCTGGTGGTTATTGCCCTGGTGGGGCTCATCTTCATCCTCCTGCTTGTCTTCGTGCTCATCATCCGCGGGCAGAGCAAGAAGTATGCCAAGAAGTCAGACTCGG GAAATGGCTCCAAAGCAAACGCCCTGACCCACGGTGAGATGGTGAGCCTGGATGAGAGCAGCTTCCCTGCCCTGGAGCTCAACAACCGGCGCCTTTCCGTCAAGAattccttctgcagaaagaatGGCATCTACACCCG GTCCCCGCCGCGCCCCAGCCCCGGCAGCTTGCACTATTCGGATGAGGATGTGACAAAGTACAACGACCTGATCCCCgctgagagcagcagcctgaCAGAGAAACCCTCCGAGGTCTCCGACTCCCAG GGCAGCGACAGCGAGTACGAGGTGGATCCTGGTCACCAGAAAGCCCACTCCTTTGTCAACCACTACATCAGTGACCCCACCTACTACAACTCGTGGCggaggcagcagaagggcaTCTCACGGGCACAGGCGTACAGCTACACCGAGAGCGACTCTGGGGAGCCCGACCACACACCCCTCTCCAACAGCACCTCCACACAGCAGGGCAGCCTCTTCCGGCCCAAAGCCAGCAGGACTcccaccccacagacccccGGCAACCCCCCCAGCCAACCTGGCACCCTGTACCGCCCGCCCAGCAGCCTGGCCCCCGGCTCCAGAGCCCCCATCGCTGggttttcctcttttgtttga